The proteins below come from a single Jaculus jaculus isolate mJacJac1 chromosome 12, mJacJac1.mat.Y.cur, whole genome shotgun sequence genomic window:
- the Dok2 gene encoding docking protein 2: MVRMEEVAVKQGFLHLQQQQTFGKKWRRFVAVLYGESGCSLARLELQDGPEKTRKKVIRLSDCLRAAEAGGEAGSPRDTSAFILETKERLYLLAAPAAERQDWIQAICLLAFPGQRKEPSGLEGKNGRPCMEENELYSSSLTGVSSKEFAVTMRPTEASERCRLRGSYTLRAGASALELWGGPELGTQLYEWPYRFLRRFGRDKVTFSFEAGRRCASGEGNFEFETRHGNEIFQALEEAIAAQKNSAPSGAPLPLQPATGPALPTVLTRPESPYSRPHDSLPSPSPGMQVPGTRPRGPEGEYAVPFDAVARSLGKSLGSMLTSPPPPQADPLYASIHEEPVAPLPDHIYDEPEGMAALALYDSPQEPQCQVWRRQATADGHPNTLRQNSPVSGWQQGTQYDNVLLKKCPK; the protein is encoded by the exons ATGGTCAGGATGGAAGAGGTGGCCGTGAAGCAGGGCTTCctgcaccttcagcagcagcagacctTCGGCAAG AAGTGGCGCCGGTTCGTGGCCGTGCTCTACGGAGAGTCCGGCTGCTCCCTGGCCCGCCTGGAGCTCCAGGACGGCCCCGAGAAGACTCGCAAGAAGGTGATCCGCCTCAGCGACTGCCTGCGGGCGGCCGAGGCCGGGGGAGAGGCGGGCAGTCCCCGGGACACCAGTGCCTTCATCCTGGAGACCAAGGAGCGCCTGTACCTGCTGGCGGCCCCCGCTGCGGAGCGCCAGGACTGGATCCAAGCCATCTGCCTGCTGGCCTTTCCC GGACAGAGGAAGGAGCCCTCggggctggaggggaagaatggcAGGCCCTGCATGGAGGAGAACGAATTGTACAGCAGCTCCCTAACAG gAGTCTCCAGCAAGGAATTTGCTGTGACCATGAGACCTACTGAAGCCAGTGAACGGTGCCGGCTCCGAGGGTCCTATACTCTCCGGGCCGGGGCGAGCGCCCTGGAGTTGTGGGGTGGCCCCGAGCTGGGCACCCAGCTGTACGAGTGGCCCTACAGATTTCTGCGGCGCTTTGGGCGGGACAAG GTGACCTTTTCCTTTGAGGCCGGCCGGCGCTGTGCCTCTGGGGAGGGCAACTTTGAGTTTGAGACCCGCCATGGCAACGAGATCTTTCAGGCCCTGGAAGAGGCCATCGCTGCCCAGAAGAACTCTGCCCCTTCTGGAGCCCCGCTTCCACTCCAGCCCGCCACAGGGCCCGCGTTGCCCACTGTGCTGACCCGACCCGAGAGCCCCTATTCCCGACCCCACGACTCTctaccctccccttccccaggcATGCAGGTGCCTGGCACAAGGCCAAGGGGTCCCGAGGGGGAGTACGCAGTGCCCTTTGATGCGGTGGCTCGCTCCTTGGGGAAAAGTCTCGGGAGCATGCTGACAAGCCCTcctccaccccaggctgacccATTATATGCCAGTATCCATGAGGAACCTGTGGCTCCTTTACCTGACCACATATATGATGAGCCCGAGGGCATGGCTGCTCTAGCCCTGTATGACAGCCCACAGGAACCCCAATGCCAGGTGTGGAGGAGGCAGGCTACTGCCGATGGGCACCCCAACACCCTCCGGCAGAACTCTCCTGTGTCTGGCTGGCAACAGGGAACCCAATATGACAATGTCTTACTGAAGAAATGCCCGAAGTGA